DNA sequence from the Cucumis melo cultivar AY chromosome 6, USDA_Cmelo_AY_1.0, whole genome shotgun sequence genome:
taaagtGATTCGTATCCACAATGTCCTCAGATTAAGACACCcaatcttattcatatactatagaccgtttagactatatacttgaacttaatccacatttatgtctctatataaataAAGATCGAGTTTACTCAATATAACCTCATaatcttagtttattgaattaaaaaatttcaatagcttattggattcaagatatTGAAACTCAAAATAATCTGAAGACCTTACTTTATTTCAAGTTGGATGAATTCTGCtgcattttctaaatattttcaatatgtttctattttaaaaaatgtccatttcaaaattttcatagtttttaacattaattttttttaatataattaaaaatctGCCTAAAATTACGAGGACATTGCCAAACCCGATCCAACGACCCATCACATAATCAGGTCGGATTATTCCCAACCCGACTCCATAGACGACCACGCAAAATGACCATAAAGCCCATCTCTTGTAaatcttcctcttcttttctattcttttctttgagaacaagaaaaagaaacagaGGAAGAGGCAGAAATTATATAAATTggatttctcttttttctttcttttccctctTCGAAAATCCATAGCCGGAGCAGCCATGGCCGCTTTACAGTACCTCGATTCCCTTCGTAACTCGCATCCTGAGCTTGCTGAATGGTACAACACCCTCGCAGATCTGTACCAGAAGAAGCTTTGGCATCAGCTCACGCTCAAGCTCGAGCAATTCGTCGCTCTGACCGTCTTCCAGGTTGGTTTTTTCCAACTTCCCACGTTTTCGATGAATGTGTCGACATTTTGATTTTGTGAGTGCGGGTAGTTTCCAGCTTCTAGATGCTTTGATTTTTAGGTGGAAACTGTTAGGGTTTTGGGTCTGGGAATGTCGAGATTGAATTTTTGATAGCGAAATGGATTGACAACTTAGGGTTTCTAGATGGAGAAAATTGTGGGGTTCGAAAATTTGGGGGTTTTTGCTGAAGGGGTTGTTTTAGCTAACGGGATTTTCTATTTAACTATTTGTTGGATTCAGAGTAGTTGAAATGTGAAGTACGGTAGAATTTCCCCCCTCTTTATATCTGTAGTATGAGCGAACAAGTTGAATGGATCGATTGAATGTGGGCTGGGGTGAGATGGGTTTGTTGGAGATTAGTGATTTGTTTGAGGTGACTCGTGTCCAATTTACTCATTTGTAAAAACTGGATTGAGTAGATTAAGATTTTCTTACTCTGTAGTAGAGCAACTAGTTTTGTAGTCCAATCTTTGCCCTGTAATTTTTTCTCCCTTTCATGTTCATAACATGCAAGTTAGGTCTATTTGGAAGAGAAACGTTGAGGCATTAATCAAAATATCCAAGTCACCTTAGCCAACCGTCAACATCTTATGCTTTGGGGCTCGGCATTCTAACTTGCCCTATCTGGATTTAAAGTTGACATTGTAGattggaaaataaaatagtACGCTTGAACTGGGGTCTTTGTTAATACCTGAGTTTGACTTCACTGACTTCACCCTTTTCTCAAAGAATTCGATCTTTAGATGTTTAGACTAAGGAGTGGATAGTCATTCATTGGGTACTGATTTTGGTCTTCTAAAGCTGAAATAGTTTAAATTAGTTTGAGCAAGCTATTAGATGTTTTATTTGGTGAGCCCTTGTATACTTGAATTCTTGGTTGAGTTTTACTGTAATGTCATGCTTTATCTATATGTCTTTATGCAGAAACCTCAAATTCAATTGACAATTTTTTATGCTTTAATGTTTAGGCTGGTGATGCACTGATTCAGTTGTATCATAACTTCATCACTGATTTTGAGACCAAAATCAATCTTCTCAAGCTTGCACATTTTGCTGTGATTGTCTCACGTCAATATGCGGAGAAGGAAGCCGCCATTAGTTATCTTGAAGGGATAATTGAGAAACTAAGGAGTACTAAAGAGCAGCGTATAGAGGAGCCTATCCTCTATATTAAGATGCAAATAGCTATTTTTAAACTTGAGCAAGGTGACCGAAAAGAGTGCAAGAAACTATTGGAAGATGGAAAGAGCACTCTTGACAGCATGACGGACATTGATCCATCTGTTTATGCTAGCTATTATTGGGTTTCATCTCAATTTTACAAGTTCCGCCAAGAATTTGCTGAGTTCTATAAAAGCGCTCTTCTTTATCTAGCATACACCTCAGTGGAATCACTGTCAGACTCATTTAAATTGGTATGACGAattgtttctttctttataTACTGATTTACTTTTATTctgttattttttttccttttcaaataaGAAATAAGCAAGCTCATTTCATGATATCCAATGCATGATTAATACTTATCCTGTAACCATACTtggttcatgttctttttttcattatcaaaaTTGTTGTCCATTGTGATGCCTTTAGGATTTGGCATTTGATTTGTCTCTTTTTGCACTTCTGGGAGATGAAAACCTACAAATTATTCTCTATCTATACTTGGTTCTTGTTTATGTTTTCAATTGTCAAAATTATTGTATGTTGTGCCTGTAGGATTTGGCATTTGATTTATCTCTTTCTGCACTTCTGGGAGACAACATCTACAACTTTGGAGAGCTTCTTGGACATCCTATTGTAAGAATTTGCACCCTAGTACCTTTTTTCTTCCTGCTCTCTGTCTGTGTAATATTTCATGTTACTTTTGAGATCTTATATTTTCCTTCCATTCTTCTTAAAACCACCTCATTTGTTTTTTCTCCATGAGATGGAGTATCATAAATATAACTCAGCCTTTTCAATATAATTTAGATTTAGTGCTAGCCATGTTTTTACAAGCTATTGAGGCTCGCTCAAGGCAAAGACTTATTCTTTTAGCCTCTAAACTTGTGCATTTGTTGAACAATTAGAGAAACTTACGCCTTTGTGAAGATACACTGCGGCTTAAAATCTCTATGCCTCATCTAATGATTGGAAAACTAACAGTGATTTGCCTCATTCTCTTCAAAGATATAAAGGTTTGATTTGGACAACTGCGATGTTAAAGATTTCctttaaaattcttttattaagTGGAAATTGTCAGGGTGGTTTTTTTTTACACTTTTAAATGACTATCGTGTGTAGTAATACTTGGTCATACCAATTTAGAATTTGTTAAATGTTTTTAATTCAATTTGAGATTTATACAGCCTCACCTCTTCAAGAGAAAAAGTCCCAATGTTGCATTACCCTTTTAAAACAATGAGGTCAAGTAAAGTACAATGGTCTTCATATTTATAACAGGCTGCAACACTTGGTATCTCTGTGTAGATATTGTGGCTAGTGTTTAATCTTTT
Encoded proteins:
- the LOC103490742 gene encoding 26S proteasome non-ATPase regulatory subunit 13 homolog A translates to MAALQYLDSLRNSHPELAEWYNTLADLYQKKLWHQLTLKLEQFVALTVFQAGDALIQLYHNFITDFETKINLLKLAHFAVIVSRQYAEKEAAISYLEGIIEKLRSTKEQRIEEPILYIKMQIAIFKLEQGDRKECKKLLEDGKSTLDSMTDIDPSVYASYYWVSSQFYKFRQEFAEFYKSALLYLAYTSVESLSDSFKLDLAFDLSLSALLGDNIYNFGELLGHPIIKSLLGTKVEWLYYILQAFNSGDLVRYQELCQVHNAALRAQPALVENEKKLLEKINILCLMEIIFSRPSEDRTIPLKVIAERTKLSIEDVEHLLMKSLSVHLIEGIIDQVEETVHVSWVQPRVLGIQQIKSLRDRLDNWVDKVHSTLLSVEAETPDLVAS